The Cylindrospermum stagnale PCC 7417 genome segment TACAGCCGAAAGTAGAGGCCAAGGAAGCGGCTAAAGAAGCAGCTGCGGATGTAGCGCAAAAGCCAGAAGATGAAGATTTACAAGCGAGTTTGCGGGTGCAACTGAAGAAAATTTTGGAAGCTGATACAGCACTTGCAGAAGAAATAGCCAAGATTTTGCAATCAGAATCTGCACAACCGACTGGTGACAATATTCAGATAAGTGGCGAGTCTTATGACAATAGTACATTTAAGCAAGTCGGTAAAATTGAAGCAGATGAGGTAAATTTTTGATTGACATTTTGCGTTAGATGACTCGTTCCTAGCCTCCGGCTGGGAATGCAGACTTTGAGGCTCCGCCTCAGTATTTTTTCTTGAGGCAGAGCCTCATGAAGGCATTCCCCGGCAGAGCCAGGGAACGAGGGGAATTTTTGATTGGCATTTTGCGTTAGATAACTCGTTCCTAGCCTCCGGCTGGGAATGCAGACTTTGAGGCTCCGTCTCAGTATTTTTACTTGAGGCAGAGCCTCATGAAGGCATTCCCCGGCAGAGCCAGGGAACGAGGGGAAATATCAACAATAATTTTTACTTGCTGTAAGCAATGGTGGAAGAAACTAACTCCCCTAGTCCGAAAAGCATCAAAATGGAGGCAACTGCTAACGATGAGAGTAAATTAACTCAAGTTGGTCATGTTGATGCAGAGAATTTTAATCTGACAACAGAGCAGTTGCAAATTGTTGTTCATTTAGAAGGTAGCACCAAAGCAGAATCGCCTGGGTTTCTCAAAGCGGGAAATCCCCCAAAAACTTTGGCTTACTGGCAGGGACGAGAAGAAGAAATCGCCAAATTGGGGCAATGGTTAACTGATAAAAATACTTTCTTAATTGGCATTGAAGGCATCGGTGGTACTGGGAAATCGATGTTAGCAGCAAAAATTTATGAAGAAATCGAAGGTTTGCCTAAGCGCTTTTGGGCAGATGTTAGTTATGGGGCAGGTTTTAGCGATTTAGCGCGTCAAGTTCTCACAGAATTTGGCTTTCGGGTTCCAGAAGAAGAAACTAAGTTATTGGAGGCGCTGGTTAAATGTCTGAAATCTGGGCAATATTTATTAATTATTGATAATCTGGAGAGTTTATTACAACTAGATAGACAGTGGGGAAGTCAGTTCTACGGGGACTTTTTCAATGCTTGGGTGGAATATGGCGGCAATAGTAAGGTAATAGTCACCACTAGGGAAAGACCGGAATTACCAAAATTTACATGGCTACCCTTGAAAGGTTTGAAAGTAGAAGAAGGGGAAGCGCTGTTAAGAGAGTTAGGTATTCAGGGGGATTTAGGGGAGTTTGTGAAATTGGTAGATGGGCATCCCCTGCTGTTGAGATTGGTAGCAGATTTGTTAAAAGAAGTATATCCTCAAGACCCAGATTTAAGACGTTTAGCAGATTTAGGTTTGGGGAATTTGTCGCAGTTGTTGACAGATAGTAAGGTAATTGGTCAACATCGGCTAGAAAATGTGGGGATGGTGTTGGTGTTGGATGCCAGTTTTGAGCGATTGAGTGAGTTGCAAAAGGCTTTATTGCTCAATATCAGCGTTTATCGTGGTGCTGTTGATAGTGCTGCGGCTGTGGCTGTTTTGCCGGGAAGTTCGGAAGTAGAGATTGAGGGAGAACTGAGAAACTTGGTTAAGCGTTCTCTGTTGTTAGAGAAACTTGATGAAAGGCGGCGGTTTGAGTTTCAGCCTGTGGTGTTGGAGTATGTGCGGTATAAGGCTGGTGAGCAGATAGAGGCGCATCAGCGAGCTATTAATTACTTTCTTTTGAATGTTAAACAACCACCCTGGCAGACTAAAGAAGATATCAAGGAATATTTAGAAATTTTCTATCACAGGTATGAACTAGAAAATTATGCCTTGGCCTTTGATATCTTGAGAAAATGTGATAATTTTTTGACATTACGCGGTTACTACGCTATCCAAGTTAATTTATACGATCAATTAATAGCAGCTTGGGAGAAAAATCAGGAAAGAGAGAAAGATAATTATCGGGTAGTTTTTACTATTTTAGGCAATGCTCATAACTCATTGGGGCAATATCAGCAGGCGATCACTTACCATCAGAAATCTTTGCAGATAGCTAAGAAGATAGGCGATCGCTATGGTGAGGGTAGTTCTATAATAGGTTTAGGTAATGCTCATAACTCATTGGGGCAATATCAGCAGGCGATAGACTACTACCAGCAATCTTTACAAATAAATAGGGAAATGGGCGATCGCTCTGGTGAAGGTTTTTCCTTAAACAATTTGGGTGCTGTTTACAACAACTGGGAGCAGTATCAACAAGCAATTGATTTTCTCCAGCAATCTTTACATATATTTAAGGAGATAGATGATCGCTCTGGTGAATCAACTTGTTTAGGGAATTTGGGTAATGCTTACGATTGCTTGGGGCAGTATCTACAGGCAATTCATTTTTTCCAGCAATCTTTACAAATAAATAGGGAAATAGGTGATCGTAGTAAAGAAGGTAACGCCTTACTTAATTTAGGTAATGCATACAACCTCCTGGCCGACTATAAGCAGGCAATTAACTACTACCAGCGATCGCTACAAATAGCTGGGGAGATAGGTGATCTTAATCTTAAAAGTGCCTGCTTAGGAAATTTAGGTACTATTCACGGACATTTAGGGAATTACCAGCAAGTAATTCAATTTCAGCAAAGGTCTATGCAAATAGCTAAAGAGATAGGTGATCTTAATGGTGAAGCAAATGCTTGGCTTAATTTGGGTCTATCGTTAGA includes the following:
- a CDS encoding tetratricopeptide repeat protein, which translates into the protein MVEETNSPSPKSIKMEATANDESKLTQVGHVDAENFNLTTEQLQIVVHLEGSTKAESPGFLKAGNPPKTLAYWQGREEEIAKLGQWLTDKNTFLIGIEGIGGTGKSMLAAKIYEEIEGLPKRFWADVSYGAGFSDLARQVLTEFGFRVPEEETKLLEALVKCLKSGQYLLIIDNLESLLQLDRQWGSQFYGDFFNAWVEYGGNSKVIVTTRERPELPKFTWLPLKGLKVEEGEALLRELGIQGDLGEFVKLVDGHPLLLRLVADLLKEVYPQDPDLRRLADLGLGNLSQLLTDSKVIGQHRLENVGMVLVLDASFERLSELQKALLLNISVYRGAVDSAAAVAVLPGSSEVEIEGELRNLVKRSLLLEKLDERRRFEFQPVVLEYVRYKAGEQIEAHQRAINYFLLNVKQPPWQTKEDIKEYLEIFYHRYELENYALAFDILRKCDNFLTLRGYYAIQVNLYDQLIAAWEKNQEREKDNYRVVFTILGNAHNSLGQYQQAITYHQKSLQIAKKIGDRYGEGSSIIGLGNAHNSLGQYQQAIDYYQQSLQINREMGDRSGEGFSLNNLGAVYNNWEQYQQAIDFLQQSLHIFKEIDDRSGESTCLGNLGNAYDCLGQYLQAIHFFQQSLQINREIGDRSKEGNALLNLGNAYNLLADYKQAINYYQRSLQIAGEIGDLNLKSACLGNLGTIHGHLGNYQQVIQFQQRSMQIAKEIGDLNGEANAWLNLGLSLERLNRESDALGAYRNACELYQTMGIDAKVQICNNAIERLSQPRAPVVSRRGFWGLLHRLWRWLRTWFRR